The sequence below is a genomic window from Silene latifolia isolate original U9 population chromosome 7, ASM4854445v1, whole genome shotgun sequence.
ttaaaatcatcatgttcatatgcacatgtaccactaccatacttcatgctcaacattgcattaaacagataacatgatcacattcttcatactcaatatcaatcagatataaattcacaattcacctttcatattttaccatgttccaacacttaacatgccaacatattccttctcaaagtttaacatgaacaatcctcgatgcatctttcaacaactatcacattccacttctttcatcatttcatccaaccatgcacaaggttcaaactatagatatcaaactCAGAGAACACAAGCATACAACAGTtttcccccccatgtgaccggcttgagatcgtaagggccttaatgcgatttcgggacgtctcccaaacaactctccccgggttcattttatttagactccctaagttcattgggttcatttctTTTAGGTgtcggaatcgtcggctctgataccactttgtaacagcccctcataccaaggtaccttaccaaggactaccctagcatgaaaggctgttaccatctcggtttcccaaggttagtatatcaaagttacaatttccaaacaatatttattaaagtataaagagttagcgaatacattaactcaaaccaactcaaactaaaagtgtaagaacttcaatacaactgaaattattgacggctaaactcgtaacggcagaaactagactcgaagtgatgtctccccatgtctgtcccataactaaacatctgcattacctgtcatatctgctcactatccccgaatggatcaccgcaggttttacaaaacaacaacacggggtcagttaccgcataattcaaataagacaaacaaatagtgtaaccgactgatcatcctccatccctgGTCTCTcgatttcacacattaaccgactacacaccaaagtgtgtagtcctgccagattacccatcgcaacaggtaatcctcgccgccagtgggtgaccgcagcccctccccacctagtccagctcatcaatgagcgactaacaatccctgtcccttaatgtgcacatcccctcccgtgacgggttccacgtagggcgaactagggtgtgaagccactcccaccacaatcacaatcacacagcatcacagctgtcacaacaccacaaccgtcacaacacaaccacatcaacaccatcaccacaacacccaacctccgataaTCAGCATataacaatcatacacagtacaatcacaatcttaaatcaattaacagtaaactgagtagggaaaccctaccttttcgcaatccgcttacgctgctatcaaccatacaaatgcataacaattaccacatcgtcacctacaacaacaatcatatagttccaatcactaactgcaaaaccccatttcccccaattcatgaataaagacaaaccctataattaatcatcaacaacatagggataaagacttaccggcgaaagaaacaaaggatgaatgcacttgctatgctctcacacacacacaaggggagatttggagaggattagagcgtcgtttgagtgattaggttttatgaaatgtaatagaaaactgttttgcgtttataaataactccaatcctttctaaatcaatcgcggaaaatataactcgtcagaccggatactcggtcgagtaaagtgtatactcggccgagtatcctctactcggtcgagtattcaccatactcggccgagtattcctcggcagaacccagacaaactacactcttggcactactcggtcgagtaggctctactcggtcgagtacttagcttataaaatccgtagtattacatttctcccatgacataggcacgtttGTAGGAATGTACTGCTTCCGGTAATGTGTCAGCAGACGATAATCAACATGgatcgcaacccatagataagggcccttttgtttagaatccgaataaaagtcctctttccccgcatctttatccgcaaatctagcccctaatgttCTTGCCTCACGAAAACTATCATGGTAGTTGGCTTCATTAAACTCGATAAAAGCAAAGCCTAcaaaaaccttgcttgtttgtagacacacggtacacttttttaaccgcagtgaaaccggagtcatgaagcttTTGCGtgaactgttttggtaaatttctaccaatttaagGTTAAAGCGGTCTTAGAGTTAGGTCTATGTCGCGATTTGAATGATTGTCGTGTGTTATCCTATATGAGCAATGTAAACAaagaacacaagcaattttggtgacgcggaaaacccgatgtgggaaacaaccgcggggggagacggaatcccaccaatattttcactataattcgagagGAAATACAGTTCGTATGCTTTCTATCAATGCTAGGGTGTAGTTCTTGTATTTTCTGATGATCATTCTTCTTTGCATTGAGGCTCTTTATATAGGGGAGCTCGTTGGCCTAGGGTTTCTTGCTTTCCCTCCAAGTTATCCCTAATTTGACATTGGGTAGGACTTTCCTTCTTCGGATCTCGTAAGATGTTGGACTCTCATAAGCTTCTCCCGCGTGGACCAAAGCCCATATCCTACGCTGCTTCTTGTGCCGCACACCCTGGCTCCCGATATCCTGCATCCCGTGGCGCTCGCAGCCTGCGCCCAAGTCACCCCATATCcgattttgggcctaacagtttgcccccaattttctGCGAAAAGTGCAACCCTAATTATTTAAGCGGGAAATTGCAGTGTATCGTTGAGTGACTTCTCGCATACTCCATTTCAATTCACATTTCTGAAAACCCCAACTACCCCTTCCTATTTAATCTCATCCGCCCACCATtttctctttcatcatcattttGCCTCCTCAAAACCTTCAACTTTCCGTCTCCCCAAATCTCTTCTTCGTCAACGTCCTTTCACTGCCAGCGCCGCCTTCCACCTTCCTCTCAGGTTCTTTTACTTCTCTCTCCTCATTTATCATGGCTAAGACCCGTTTAACATCATCTTCCTTCACCACCATCGACCTCGAAAACGATGACTTCCCTTCACAGGGAGTCCTCAAGAGACCGCATTCCGGCGACTCCCACCTAACCCAAGAGGATATACCTAGGATCAAAGCTCTGCTGGGGTTGGGCGACGATGTGGTGATCCTCATCCCCAAACCTGGCCAGAAAGCAGACGCCCTCCGAGCGGGGTGGATCTGCTTGTATACCTATCCCTTCGCCCTTGGCCTTAGATTTCCTTTTCCCCTGATGATTCAAGAGTTCATTTGTTTGAACTCCCTACCCATGGCCCAAATCGCCCCTTATGCATGGAGAATCCTTTTGTCCACCGATGCTCTGAACAACAGCCTGGGCGCGGAGATTGGGTTACCAGATCTGGCCCATAGGTTTGAGTGTCGGTCACTGGGGCACGGCCAATATACGTTCAGGGCCGTGGAGAAGACTGAAAACTTCCTCCAATCGGCTGCTAAAGGGAAGGACGACGGGTGGTATGAGGATTTTTTCTATGTCAAGCTTGATTCTCTCCCCATTCATGCTGATTACTTGTTCGAGCGCTGGGTTTTTGCTAAGAGTAAGTATATTTTGCATATCTACTTTTGATTGTTCTTGTCACTTACTATTCTTACTCTTTGATCTGACGCAGAACCCACAAACCCCGAGAAATCCGAGGACGAGGATACTTCTGTTGCCAAGCTCTTTTCCATTCCTGAGGACCGCAGGTTGTTCCCCTTTTGCTCTCTGGCCTAGCCGACTCTGCTACCGAGGAAACCATGTCTTCTGGTAAACACCCTTCAATCTCTTGGAATTTCCTGCCCCACCGATTTCTTTATTCGATCCCTGCGTTCTTGTGCCCCTGCAGGAAGTGCTAGACCGTCTGCCTCCGAGATCCTGATGCGCCATGCCAGGAAGAGAACTGCTGATTCCTCTCACTCTCCCGCCTCCTCAAGAAGAAGGTCCTCTTCTAGGCCTTCTCCAGAACCCATTGAAGTCACTCCAATATCACGCGCACCTGGATCCCCCGTTCATACTGACGAGCTGCTTCTGCGCCTCCCTGCTGAGTTTGGGGACGCTGACCGTGCCAATTACTGGCCTGCACTAGAAAGGCTTCTGACCCCAGCTTGCTCAAATGCGTTTGACTCGACTGTCCCCCAGGAAATGACCGACCTGGCTGCAGAACACTGCTTCCTGGTAAGCCTCCTTTCGCTgcttctcttcttcctttgccCATGTGCTTCCATGACTAACGTGTTTTTTCTTTTAGGCTCTCCAATCTTCCCTCTACCTTCGTAAGATGCTGCAGAGGGCCAAGGTTGAATGTCTGGTCTCTGTGGGGAAGAACAAGGAGCTCACAGCTACCTGTACTAAGTTGAGGGAGCAGCTCCACGCGGCCCTAAAAGAGAAGGAGGCGGCTAAAGATCAGCTGGCTAGGTCCCAGGAGGCCAACGTGTTCATTGCCCGGGTTGACTAAGGCGAGAGGCCCGTCTTTGAAGAGATGGCTGAGCTAGCCAAAAATGTGGGTGCCTACACTGCTTTTGAGGGGCGGATCGACTGCATCCGTGCTTATACTGAGGGGAGGCACACGTCCTGGAACCTGAAGGAGGAGCTGGCAGAGTTTGCTCGTGCATTTCCCAATGGCATGGACGTGAGCGCCTGTTCCCCCTCGGCCGGGCCGCCAATCCGAGCCCGAGTACACGGCCATGGATATTTCGGAGCCATGTCCGGGACCGCGAGGAGATCTGGCCGGGAGGCTGGTGATGGCGCCTCTGCAACTCCTGAGGCTGTTCAGGCACTTGCAACGGAGAAGCAAACAGAGCACGGGGAGCAGACCAATGGTTAGGAAGCAGTTATcgagaggattgacctctcttaaattttatttcaaattttcTGGGGACTTGGCCCTGTGTGGCGCAAGTTTTGTAAAAAACTATTTTCTTCCTTGTTTTGGTACGTTTTGTGCCTGCCGGTGTGCAGGTTTTGAACTTTTAATGGCGCCTACTAAAGGTAGCAGGTGCCTGAACTTAAAATGGCTCTGGGCCCAGGTTTTTAGGCCCTACTTTTGTTATACTTGCGTTTTTGCCATTGATTTCTGGAGTTTTGATTCCACATAGACATACCCAGGAAGTTGACCTGGCTCCAGGTGCACAGCTCCTGTTTCTGGCGACAGATTTTTTGATaacatattttacccatgacgtaaaatatcttatcaCTAGGGTTTGCTGACTTAGAGCTTACCTCCATTGAATGTTTctgactaacaaggaatgttgcgttcTTTGTGGTTCCAGACGTTTGAAATCCGTGCGTGCACCCATTGATCTACGACATAGCTAGCTAAGGAATTACTGAGttaacgttaaggtatgggtggtcttagtatgccgaaccctgcgcgctacctcggcgtatgctcTCCATGTGGCTTGACTTAAGATAAACGTCTTCGTAGCCTCATATGGCAAGGGCTGGACCCTCAAAGTGTGCCTCATCTGATAAGTAACCAACATTAGTACCAAAGCCTTTCTTCGTAGAAGCGTTATAAAGTCCAAAGTAGTGCAAATTACCTGGTGCTGtctcatggtgttccagggcaacacctggatccaggaagccacagcCTGTACTACTTGGTTTAAAAATGACTTTTTCtgactaaaaaaaagaaaaactaaaAGGAAACAAAGTTTGTGTAAAATACTAACACCTAAAGCATACACTAACCCCCAccccctttttttttgttttttttttttttaaacttttttggaaaccttttttttttgcttcacggactttcgaaaggtcctttgtacactaaatctttggcactttgtcagacaaagtaccgtttcaagtgacggatgttccagggtttatccaggatttgaccgtgcatggtcatcaacctgtatgccccattcttgacaatgctttcgacctgatatggctcttcccatttgtaggcaaaTTTGCCTGCTTTGTGGTTCTTGGTATTTTCGAATACCCTTCTGAGTACAAGGTCCCCCACTTCAAGGGTCCTTatcttgacatttttgttgtacgTCCTTGCGACAGATTGCTTATACGATGCCATACGTATGTAGGCACTTTCTCGTAGCTCATCAACTGTATCCAGACTTCTGGTCATTTCGACTTTGTTCTCGCTCTGTTTGTCGGCGGCCCGTATCGTGCGTGGGTACCCGAACTTCCGAAGGTATCACGCCTCCGCTCCGTATACAAGGCTAAACGGAGTTTGACTGTTGCCATTTTAGGTGTTGTTCTATCCGACCCAGTACCGGTGGTAGTTCATTTGCCCATTTTCCCCCAACTCTTCCAGTAGTTTCTGAGGTTCTCCACAATGATTTTATTCTTGGACTCGGCTTGCCGTTGGTTTGTGGATATCCGGGGGCTGATTTTCTTACTGTTATGTTCCATCTTGCACAGAAGCCCTCAGTGTTGTCTGATATGAActgggacccattatcgcataTGATCTCGGATGGTATCCCAAATCTGCTTATGATGTTGCGCTTGATGAAAGAGATCACCTGTTGCTCCTTTACCTCCATCATTGCTTCTGCTTCGATCCATTTTGAGAAGTAATCGGTCATAGCTAGCATATACACTATGTTTCCTGGAGCCCTGGGCAGCTTAcccactatgtccatgccccacatcataaatggccatggagagataatcggatgcattggttctgctggctggtggattgCTGGAGCCGCCTTTTGACATGACTCGCAACGTTTAGCATGATTCACTGCGTCTGCGCACATGGTGGGCCAGAAATACCCTTGTCTTAAAATTTTGTTTGACAGATTTCGTCCTCCAGCGTGATTCCCGCATTCTCCGCTGTGCACATCTTTCAGTACCGTTTCAGCTTCCTCTTTGCCTAAGCACCTGAGGCATGGTCTTGCCAATGATTTCCTGAAGAGAATATTATCAATCATGATGTATCTGGAAGCTTTTATCCTGAAACTTTGCGCTTCCTTTCTGTCTTCGGGGAGTGTCCCATCCCTTAGCCAATTTAGGTATGGAACCCTCCAATCTGCATCCTGCGGTCCTACTGTGGAAACCAGCGTCCTGGCTCCTTGTGCACACTGCATGTGTACATCCTCTTTCATTGGTTTCTGATCTGGCTCTCCCTGGATGGCTGGGGTCAACACGTGAGTAATCGGTATGTTTGATAGTTCTGCGGGCTGGAAGGTGGATCCCAACGTGGCCAGAGCGTCTGCCTCCACGTTCGCTCCCCACGCACCTGAGTTATCTTGAATGTTCTGAATTTTGACTTTCGCTCTGTGGCTATTTTCAAGTAAGCTATCATCTTTGGATCACGCGCTACATACTCGTTGTTTACATGATTTACCACAAGTAAGGAGTCACTGTATACCCTCAAGTTCCTCACCTTGAGCCCTGTCGCCATCTGCATCCCAAGTATAAGAGCTTCATACTCGGCTTCGTTGTTGGTTGCCTTAAACTCACACCTAATGGCTTGCACTATCATGTCTCCTTTAGGAGATCGAAGGACCAGACCTACGCCGGCCCCTCTTGCATTTGAGGCTCCATCAATGTACAAGGTCCAGATTTCACCATCTTGATTCCCTGTTATTACCAGCATTCCTTCTTCTGCCTCCCTACGGGTGGCGGGGCAGAAGTCAGAGACGAAATCTGCTAGGGCTTGGGATTTTATCGCCGTTCTGGGTTCAAATTGCAAGTCATAGCCACTAAGATGTATTGACCACTTAGTCATTCTACCTGAAAGTTCAGGTTTCCTCATAATAGTCTTTAGCGGGTAATTGGTTATGACATGGATGGTGTGAGATTCAAAGTACGGCCGCAGTTTATAAGAGGCAGTAACCAAAGCCAATGCTAATTTTTTAAAGGAAGTGTACTGGTCTGCGCAGGAGCGAGAGACTTGCTAATGTAATACACGATGATCTTTGCACTCCTTCCCCGTTCTTTGACCAGACTCGCGCTTACTACTTTGCCGTGACGATGATACAAAAATAGTGGTTCCCCTTGCTCAGGTTTCGCGAGCAATGGTGGCGTGCTTAGGTAGCTTTTGAGTTCTGCGAATGCTTTTTCATGCTCTTCAGTCCATTCGAATTTCTGACTCTTCCTCAATATATCATAGAACAGTTTGCACCTATTCGAGGCCCTTGATATGAACCTATTTAGGGCCGCCACCTTCCCTGCTAGCCTCTGCACATCTTTTGGCTTCTGGGGTGATTCCAGCTGGAGTATTGCTCTTATCTGCTCTTTGCTTGCCTCAGTTCCCCTCCGGGTCACCATATACCCTAGGAATTTTCCTGAAGATACCCCAAACGAGCACTTGGATGGATTAAGTTTCATTTTAAATTCCCTTAACGTCTGGAAGGTATCTGCCAAGTGCTCCATGTGCATTTCTGCTTTTTTagacttcaccaccatgtcgtcaatatatacttccatggtctttcctatttgttgcttgaacattttatttaccaACCGTTGATAGGTGGACCCGGCGTTCTTtaggccaaagggcatgaccttgtaacaatatatgcctctCTCCGACATGAATGCTGTTTTCTCTTGATCTTGTGgatgcatcttgatttggttgtaaccaaTCCAGGCATCGAGGAAAGTGAGTACCTCGTGTCCTGCagtagcgtccaccattgcatcgatatgtggcaGTGGGAAAGGATCcttgggacaagctttgtttaGATCTGTGAAGTCTACGCACACCCTTCATTTGCCGTTCTTCTTGGGCACCACTACTACGTTAGAGAGCCACTCAGGGTAACTGACTTCTCTAATTTTATCTGCTGCCAGGAGACTGTCTACTTCTTTGTTAATGACCTCATGTCTTTCTGccgcgaattttcttctcttctgcTATACCGGGGTGCAGCTTGGATTCACGCTTAATTTATGCGAAATAACGGATGGGTCTATGCCCACAATATCATTGTGGGACCAGGCGAAGCAGTCCATGTTGTTCTTGAGAAATTGAATCAGCTGGTTGCGCAGCTCTTCACTGCAAGTTGCCCCAATCAACACCGTCCTATCCGGGTGTTCCTCGTCCAGTGTGTATCTGGTCCAGCTCCTCAGGGAGGTTCCTTGTATTCTGTCGAGGTTCCCGGTCCCGTAATTGCTACGAGGGGAGCTTGGTTGTAGCCTTGAGGGCTTGGGTATAGCAGCGGTTTACGGATTCCTCTTGATCTCCTTTTACAAGAACCGTGCCCCATGGTGTTGGGAACTTGAGACACTCGATGATATGTTGAAGGCACTTTGCCTTCATCTCGATGCGACCACGATCTTCCTAGTATCACGTTGTAGGTGGTTGGACCTTCGATGACTAGGTATCTCACTAGTTTATTAACTCCTTCAATATACGTTGGGATGGTTATCTCACCTACTCTTTGAATGCGCGGTCTCCCACCGAATCCCACCAGGGGCACAAATTTCTTTATCGGGTTTTCTTTATCGAAACCCATGGTTTTGAGGTTTCGAGCATGATAAGGTTCACGAGCTCCTGTATCTACCAATGCTTTTAAATGCGGTGTAATTGCCAATGGATAACGTTATAGTTAGGGCATCGTCGTCTTTGCTCTGCGCCGCTTTCCATGTCAGTTTCATCGAAAGTTACCGGGGGTAAATTGCTCTGCCTTACTCTGTACGAAGTTTCTGGATGACCCCCTTTGCTCCCGGTGGCTTTCCTCTTGGCAGCGGAATATGTCAAACCTGCCAGCTCAgatccgcctgttatcacgttaataATCTTCGTGCATATGGGTGGAGCAGAAGGAAGCACTTGATTTGCTGCTTCTCTTCTatcctgcttgcccccacgtgataacaggtggtccAAGTTTCCCTTGCGTACCTGGAACTTCACTTCCCTTTGCAACTTGTAGCAATCTTCTGTTCTGTGACCTATGTCCTGGTGCCATTCGCATCTTTTGCTGCTGTCTCTGTCGTCGTTTGGTCGGTCCTGGGTGGGAGGTTTCGGCCACCTTACCTAATCACCCAGGCTCCTTAGTGCTTTCATCAGTCCTTCCATTCCGGTGTTGAATCCGTATTCAGATAGCTTAGGAGGATGCGGAGAATCGTCAATTTGCTGAGTTTTTTCTGCTATTCTGCTGACATTGGGTCTGCTGTACGGCTTAGGTATGTCGTTTTTCTTTTCTGGTGCGAATTTTCTGCTTGTCTTGTTGAAGTTTGCTATACCCTTTCTAGCCTGTATATCTTCTTCCAACCTTAACGCTGCAGTAGCTCTCTGCTGGACTTCCTCGAATCTCTCACAAGGATACATCGTtaattctttgtagaggtttgaaTCCTTATCCAAGCCCTGCCTGAAGGCGTTGATGGCAGTGGATATATCACAGCCTCGTATTGAGACTTTTTCCACATTGAACCTAGTGACGTAGTCTTTGATTGACTCACCTATCTCCTGCACG
It includes:
- the LOC141590546 gene encoding uncharacterized protein LOC141590546; protein product: MVVKSKKAEMHMEHLADTFQTLREFKMKLNPSKCSFGVSSGKFLGYMVTRRGTEASKEQIRAILQLESPQKPKDVQRLAGKVAALNRFISRASNRCKLFYDILRKSQKFEWTEEHEKAFAELKSYLSTPPLLAKPEQGEPLFLYHRHGKVVSASLVKERGRSAKIIVYYISKSLAPAQTSRMTKWSIHLSGYDLQFEPRTAIKSQALADFVSDFCPATRREAEEGMLVITGNQDGEIWTLYIDGASNARGAGVGLVLRSPKGDMIVQAIRCEFKATNNEAEYEALILGMQMATGLKVRNLRVYSDSLLVVNHVNNEYVARDPKMIAYLKIATERKSKFRTFKITQGEPDQKPMKEDVHMQCAQGARTLVSTVGPQDADWRVPYLNWLRDGTLPEDRKEAQSFRIKASRYIMIDNILFRKSLARPCLRAPGNIVYMLAMTDYFSKWIEAEAMMEVKEQQVISFIKRNIISRFGIPSEIICDNGSQFISDNTEGFCARWNITVRKSAPGYPQTNGKPSPRIKSLWRTSETTGRVGGKWANELPPSEKVIFKPSSTGCGFLDPGVALEHHETAPGNLHYFGLYNASTKKGFGTNVGYLSDEAHFEGPALAI